A genomic region of Glycine max cultivar Williams 82 chromosome 15, Glycine_max_v4.0, whole genome shotgun sequence contains the following coding sequences:
- the LOC100783564 gene encoding uncharacterized protein, giving the protein MTEIESNDKTTNFPSVNEEGAPNLAERAKQETMRPNKHSSHHHNRESHGLNSDIDENTSVDDVRAPNVFERAKEELQALAEVFHHKKRAPTSDIRDEDQIVESSEHRQVSPSSPSETKAKEANIFVKAKEEIKAIIHHDKSEHHHHKETHGRNDDINDNTPTDEVKGPNVFERVKEEFEAVFQAIHPKKES; this is encoded by the exons ATGACAGAAATTGAGTCCAACGACAAAACAACAAACTTCCCGTCAG TTAATGAAGAGGGAGCACCCAATTTGGCTGAAAGAGCAAAACAAGAAACTATGCGTCCTAACAAGCATTCAAGCCATCATCATAACAGGGAATCTCATGGACTGAATAGTGATATTGATGAGAACACCTCAGTGGATGATGTTAGGGCGCCAAATGTATTTGAGCGAGCAAAGGAGGAGCTTCAAGCTCTTGCTGAGGTGTTCCATCACAAGAAAAGGGCTCCTACTTCTGATATAAG GGATGAAGATCAAATCGTCGAGTCATCAGAACATAGACAAGTATCCCCAAGCTCTCCATCAG AAACAAAAGCAAAGGAAGCGAACATATTTGTGAAAGCTAAGGAAGAGATTAAAGCCATCATACACCATGATAAGTCAGAACACCATCATCATAAAGAAACTCATGGAAGGAATGATGATATTAATGACAATACCCCTACAGATGAAGTTAAGGGTCCGAATGTCTTTGAAAGAGTAAAAGAAGAATTTGAAGCTGTTTTCCAAGCTATACATCCCAAGAAGGAAAGCTGA
- the LOC121173526 gene encoding secreted RxLR effector protein 161-like, whose protein sequence is MKDSKLGDTPIAKGDKFSLKQCPNNDLERIEMQKIPYASAIRSLIYAQVCTCPDIAFVVGVLGKYLSNPGMQYWKTAKRVMRYLKRTKGYMLTYQKSENLEIIGYSDSNFAGCQDRKRSTSGYIFMLAGGAISWKSAKQTLIASLTMAVEFIACFETSNHRI, encoded by the coding sequence ATGAAAGATAGTAAACTAGGAGATACCCCGATAGctaaaggagacaaatttagtctcaaaCAATGCCCCAATAATGACCTTGAAAGAATAGAGATGCAAAAGATTCCTTATGCATCAGCAATAAGAAGTCTAATATACGCTCAAGTTTGCACTTGTCCCGATATAGCATTTGTAGTAGGAGTTCTGGGCAAATATTTGAGTAATCCTGGAATGCAGTATTGGAAAACAGCAAAACGTGTGATGCGTTACCTAAAGAGAACAAAGGGATACATGCTCACTTATCAAAAGTCTGAGAATTTGGAGATCATTGGATACTCAGACTCTAATTTTGCTGGATGTCAAGATAGAAAACGCTCCACATCTGGATACATATTTATGCTGGCTGGAGGAGCTATCTCTTGGAAGTCTGCTAAACAGACTCTCATAGCTTCTTTAACCATGGCCGTGGAGTTCATCGCTTGTTTTGAGACATCCAACCATAGGATATGA